Within Buchnera aphidicola (Takecallis arundicolens), the genomic segment AATGCATAACAATATTATTTTTTTTTAATAATATATGTATTGCATTTTTTATATTTTAGTTAAATATTTTGTGTATTTAAGACTTAAAATATTAAAAAATTGTTTATTTTATATATATTATAATAAAAATAATATAAATTTAGATAATTTGTATTTTTTTAAAAAATGTTATTTAAATGTAATGTATATTTTAGAATTAGTTTTTTTATAATTATAATTATATAAAAATATTATACATTTATATATTTTAAAGTTGATTAATAAGCCGGGTTCTGTACCAGACAGTCATTTATCTAGACTAATAATCACTTATTAGTTCAAGCGGTTTACCTGAATTGTAATACGAGCAGTATTTTAAAATTCTACTTAACCTTGCTCCGAGTGGAGTTTACATTGCCATATTTATTACTAAATATGCGGTGTGCTCTTAACACGCCTTTTCACCCTTACTATAAATATTATTTATAGCGGTATATTTTCTGTTGTACTATTCGTCAGAATAATTATTCTGCCCAGGTGTTATCTGGCACTCTTGCTCTTGGAGCCCGGACTTTCCTCTATCTAATATATATTATTAAACAGCGACTGTCTAATCAACTTATATATATTATAATTTATTGCTTATTTTTTGTCATGTATAAAATTTTGTATAGCATAGGTGTATATTTGATTTTTATTAGTTTTATGAATTAATGAAGTGAGTTGTATTGCTTGTTTTAATGTTAATTGTTTTATTAAAACAGATAATGTGTTGTGGACGTTTAAAGGTATAGTTTTTTTATGAAGTTTTATTCCGCTAATAACAATTACCATTTCTCCTTTTTTTCGTGTATGATCTTGTTGTAACCATAATAGTATATCTGAAGCTGGTCCATATTTGATAGTTTCCCATTTTTTTGTTATCTCTTTCACTAAAACAATTATTCTATTTCTCCCAAGATAATTTACAATATCTTTCATACTATGTAAAATTCGATGACATGATTCGTAAAATACAATTGTTTGTTGTATATTTTTTGTTTTTAGTAAAATTTTTTTTCTTAATAATGTTTTTCTTGGTAAAAATCCTTTGTAATAAAAATTATTACTTGGTAGACCTGAGGCGCTTAATGCTGCAATAAGGGCACATGGTCCTGGAATTGGTACGACTTGTATATTATTTTTATGACAGGATTGTACTAATATATATCCAGGGTCATGAATTGTTGGTGTTCCAGCATTAGAAACTAGAGCGATATTCATTGTTTTTAATAAAAAAATAATTTTATTTGTTTTATAAGATTCGTTATATTGATGTAAAGATGTCATTTTTGTTGTGATTTGAAATGTTTCTAATATGTATTTTGTATGTCTAGTGTCTTCTGCTGCTATTAATTGAACTTTTTGTAGTATATTTACTGCTCTATAAGTAATATCTTGAATATTTCCAATAGGGGTAGCAACAACATATAATATTCCAGTGTTTGTTTTTTTATTCATTTTTTACATTATTTATATAATAATATTAGTAATTTTTATTTATATTTTTATTAAAAATATTATATTACAATAAAAATTTTTTCTTTTACTTTATCTTTATATTTATATAAAATACAATATAAATTATTAGGAAATATCATAGTGAAAAGAGTGGTAATTACAGGTTTAGGTATTATATCCAGTATTGGGAATAGTAAAACACAAGTTTTATCTTCTTTAAAAAATAGTAAGTCAGGTATTATATTTTCCCCTAAAATGAAACAGTTTGGTATAAAAAGTCATGTTTGGGGAGCTATTAATGTAGATATTGCAAATATTGATCGTGTTATGTCAAAATTTATGAGTTGTGCAACAATTTATACATATTTTGCTATGGAGCAAGCCATACAAGATGCTTATTTAAACAATGATGTATATAAAAAAAATCATCGTGTTGGTATAATTGCAGGTACAGGATGTAGTTCTTTTGAAAATCCGGTGAATAATATATATAAAAATGATAAGCTTTATTTTCTTATTCAGAATATGCCATCAAATATTCCTGCATGCTTATCTACTTTTTATAATATTTATGGCATGAGCCATTCTATTAGTTCGGCTTGTGCAACATCTTCAAATTGTATTAATTATGCTGCTGAATTAATTCAATTTGGTAAACAAGATTTAGTTTTTGCTGGAGGGGCAGAAGGATTAAGTTGCAATTTAGCTTCAAAATTTGATATGATGAATGCATTATCTGTAAAATATAATTCTTATCCCGAACAAGCTTCACGTCCATATGATACAAATCGTGATGGTTTTGTAATTTCTGGTGGTGCTGGAATATTAGTTTTAGAAGAATTAGAACATGCACGATCTAGACGAGCACGTATTTATGCAGAAGTCATGGGCTTTGGTTCTGCATCAGATGGAGTTAGTATGATTCGGCCTTCTGGATTAGGTTTAGTACAAGCTATGAAAACAGCAATCCGTAATTCCGATAATATTATGATTAATTATATTAATACACATGGAACATCTACTCAAATTGGCGATTTAGTTGAGTTACGGGCAATTAAAAGAGTATTTAAAAATTTTATTCCATATATTTCTTCTACAAAATCTATTACCGGTCATGCTTTAGGCGCTTCTGGGGTACATGAAATTATTTATGTTATTTTAATGATGTATAATAATTTTATAGCACCTAGTGTTAATATTGATTTTTTGGTACCATATGCAAAAAATATGAATATTATTACTAAAATAAAAAAATCTAATATTATGGTGGCTATGTCAAATAGTTGTGGTTTTGGAGGTGTAAATACATCTATAATATTAAAAAAATATGATTAATGTTTTTTAAAATTTATATATTATAAAAATTATATCTTGAATTTTTTTTGTAAATGTATTATTTTAGAATATAGTACATTTAATTTTTAAAATTATTTTTATGATAGGGATGAAACATGAATCAATTACATGCATTACAAAAGTTTACTACGATTGTTGCAGATAGTGGAAATGTACATGAAATTATGCAATATAAACCAACTGATGCTACAACTAATCCATCATTAATTTTAAAAACTATTTTTATTCCTCAGTACAAACATTTAATATCAGATGCCATTAATTATGGAAAAAAAAATGGATCTTCCGAAAAAGATAAAATTTCACAAGCAAGTGATAAAATTTTAGTGAATATTGGTTCCGAAATTTTAAAGTATATACCAGGAAGAGTATCAAGCGAAATAGATGCTAGAATTTCTTTTAATACTAAGTTATGTATTTTTAAGGCTAAAAAAATTATAAATATGTATGAAGTTTTAGGTATACCTCGTTCGAAAATATTAATTAAATTAGCTGCAACTTGGGAGTGTATTCAAGCCGCAAAAGAATTGGAAAAAGATGATATTAAATGTAATTTAACATTACTTTTTTCATTTGCACAGGCTAAAGCATGTGCAGAAGCAGGTGTATTTTTAATTTCTCCTTTTGTAGGTAGGATTTATGATTGGTACTTTGATAATAATTTTATAAAAAAATATCATCCTAGTAATGATCCAGGTGTATTATCTGTAAAAAAAATATATCGATATTATAAAAAATATAATTATACTACTATTATTATGGGTGCAAGTTTTCGTAATGTTGATCAAATTTTAGAACTCGCTGGTTGTGATTATTTAACAATTTCACCTGTATTATTAGAAAAACTACAACGTAATTCCGATCCTGTAGTGAGAAAATTAGTTATTGGAGATACTGCTACACGATCTACATCTATTATAACTGAATCTAATTTTAGATGGGAACATAACCAAGATCAAATGGCTGTCGAAAAATTATCAGATGGAATACGTCAGTTTAGTTCTGATCAGGATAAATTAGAAAAAATATTACACTCAATGTTTTAAAACACTTTCATTTTTAATTTACTAAACAGGAATGAAACATGTGTTCTAGACAAGAATTAGCCAACGCAATTCGTGTTTTAAGTATTGATGCGATTCAAAAGGCGAATTCTGGACATCCCGGTGCGTCTATGGGTATGGCCGATATAGCAGAAGTATTATGGAGAAGTATTTTAAAATATAATCCAAATAATCCATATTGGGACAATCGTGATCGTGTTGTTTTGTCTAATGGTCATGCTTCCATGTTACTATATAGTGTTTTACATTTAACAGGATATGACATATCAATAGATGACTTGCAGGATTTTAGAAAATTACATTCTAAAACGCCGGGCCATCCAGAAGTTGGATGTACTCCAGGAGTTGAAGTTACTACTGGTCCTTTAGGGCAAGGATTAGGTGCTGGAGTAGGTATGGCTATTGCAGAAAAAATACTTGCATCATATTTTAATCGACCACAATACAATATTGTGGACCATAATACTTGGATATTTGCGGGTGATGGTTGTTTAATGGAAGGTGTTTCACATGAAGTATGTTCTTTAGCTGGAACTTGGAAATTAGGTAAATTAACTGTTTTATATGATAGTAATAAAATATCAATTGATGGAAATGTTCATAATTGGTTTACTGATGATACTGCTAAACGTTTTCAAGCATATAACTGGCATGTTATTAATAATGTGGATGGTCATAATGCTAATTCTATAATAAAAGCTATAAATACTGCTAAATCAGTGACAGATAAACCATCGATTATTATTTTTAATACTAAAATTGGTTTTGGTTCTCCTAATAAATCTGGTACAGCGGAAGTTCATGGTTCACCTTTAGGAATAAAAGAAGTCTTATTAACAAAAAAAAAATTAAATTGGAAACATCCTCCATTTTATATTCCAGATGAAATTTACGATCATTGGGATGTACGAAATATTGGAAATAAATTGGAAGAAGATTGGAATGATTTATTTGCAAAATATAAAATTGATTATCCAGATTTATCTAATGAATATACTCGTCGTATGTCTGGTTTATTGCCGTTAGATTGGCCGGATAAAATATTAAACATTATTAAAAATTTGAACAACCGTAATGCAATTGCTACACGTCAGTCTTCTCAAAATATTTTAGAATATATTGGTAAAATATTACCAGAGTTATTAGGTGGTTCTGCAGATTTAGCTCCTAGTAATTTGACTATGTGGTCTGGTTCAATTTCAATTAATCAAAAAAAGTCAGGCAATTATATTCACTACGGTGTACGTGAATTTGGTATGACTAGTATTGCTAATGGTATAGCACAACATGGTGGATTTATTCCTTATACAGCAACCTTTTTAGTATTTTTAGATTATGCTAAAAATGCAGTGCGTATGTCTGCATTAATGGGTGCAAGACATATTATGTTGTACACACATGATTCAATTGGTTTAGGAGAAGATGGACCTACACATCAACCAATAGAACAATTATCCAGTTTACGTTCTATACCGAACATGAGTGTTTGGCGACCTAGTGATACCGTAGAAACAATTTTTGCTTGGAAATATGCTATAGAACGTTATCATGGTCCTACTGCTCTGATATTGTCTCGTCAAAATTTAGATCAGTTATCACGTGATCAAATACAAGTAAATAATATTGCTCGTGGTGGATATATTTTAAGAGATTTTGGGGATATTATTGATGTTATTTTAATTGCAACTGGATCAGAAGTGCAATTAGCTGTTTTATCTGCAAATAAAATACATGATTTAGGATATGGTGTTCGAGTTGTTTCTATTCCATCTATTGATGTTTTTGATCACCAAGATGATGAATATAAGGAATTTGTATTACCACGATTAATAAAAAAACGTGTTGCAATTGAAGCTGGACAATCTAGTATTTGGTATAAATACGTTGGTTTGTATGGTATGATTGTAGGAATTGATAGGTTTGGTGAATCTGCTTCTGCAAATGATTTATTTGCAAAATTTGGTTTTACAGTCAATAATATAGTACACAACGTGAAGAAATTATTAGATAATAAATTTTTTTCATACAAGATATATAAATAATTTAATGTTTAATTTGATAAAGAGGTTATTCAGTGTAATCGTATGTATTGTCCAATTGTTTTTTTAGCAAAAGAATTAGTATCTATACCTTCAATTAGCCCATCAGATTTTGAGTGTCAGAATATTATTGCTATGAGGTTGTTAGCTTTAGGTTTTAATGTTATGTTGTTCAAAAATAAACATACAAGTAATTTATGGGCTTATCGGGGTATAGGATTAATTTTCTCTTTTGCTGGACATACAGATGTTGTTCCTGCAGGAACGTTAATGAATTGGAAAACTCCTCCATTTAGACCCGTGATAAAAGATGGGATATTATTTGGCAGGGGTACATCAGATATGAAAGGTGCATTAGCAGCTATGATTATAGCTGCTGAACGATTTATATTATCTAAAAATAATTACTTAGGTCAGTTATCTTTTTTAATTACTTCTGATGAAGAATCCTCTGCAAAAGATGGTACCATTCGTTTAGTAGAATATTTAAAATCTATTGGTAATTATATTAAATATTGTATTATTGGTGAACCTACAAGTAGCCATATTATTGGAGATACAATTAAAATAGGTCGTAGAGGATCTTTGCATGCTAATATATGTATTTATGGTATACAGGGTCATATAGCATATCCCAAATTTGCTGTTAATCCGATTCATAATGCTGCACCTTTTATCAATTCTTTCATTAATAAAAAATGGACTACTGGTAATAAATATTTTATACCGACAAGTATGCAAATTTCTGATGTATATTCTGGAAATAATAGTGAAAATATTATTCCTGGACAGTTTCATATCCGTTGTAATTTTAGATTTGGAACTGATATTTCCAATAAAAAAATTCAATTTGAATTAAATAATTTATTAAAACAGTTTAATTTTAAGTATACTGTAAAATGGAGATTGTCTGGTGTACCGTATTTAACTCATGCAAATACTTTAGTGGATATTGTTAAAAAATCAATTTACAATATTCATATTGTTTCCATTTCTTTATCAACAGATGGTGGTATTTCTGATGGCCGTTTTTTAAAGTTAATTAGTTCGCAATTAATTGAAATCGGTTTAAAAAATAATACTATACATCAAGTAAACGAACATGTTAAAATACAGGATTTGCAAATTTTAAGTTTAATATATTTAGATATTATAAAAAAAATACTTATTTAAAATAGTATATATTATTTATTCAGAGTATCATTATGATACTCTGTATTTTCACGATATTATTAATAATATTACTTTATATTGATTATTTTTTAAATATTACGGTATAATATCTGCTTGTTTTAGTGCTTTTTGTAATATTATTTGTGTATTTTTTGATAATGGTGTTAATGGTAATCTTAATGTGTTATGTTGAATCATTTTTAGTTTCCAAGCAGCCCATTTTATTGGTATTGGATTTGGATCTAAAAATAATGCTTGATGTATTGGCATTAATTTTTGATTAATTATTCTGGCACTAATAAAATCGTTTTTTAGTGCTAAGAAACACATTTTAGACATTTCTTGTGCTGCAATATTTGCAGTAACTGATATCACTCCATCACCTCCAAGTTGCATAAAGTCTAAAGCAGTAATATCATCACCACTAATAATTAAGAAATTTTTTTTAACGTGATTTTTAATTTTATGGATTCTTGTTAAATCTCCAGTAGCTTCTTTTATACCAATGATATTATTGAATTTCGATAATTTAACTACAGTATCAGGTAGCATATCACAACCAGTTCTACTGGGTACATTATATAAAATTTGAGGAATATCTGTATTTTCTGAAATTGCTTTAAAATGTTGATATAATCCATTTTGAGTTGGTTTATTATAGTATGGTACTACACTTAAGCAACCACAAATACCTGAATTTTCTAGTTTTTTTGTTAATGTAATAGCTTCATATGTTGAATTAGCTCCAGTACCAGCAATGATCGGTATTTTACCATCTGCAAATTCTACAGTTGATAATATAGTATAATGATGTTCTTTTTGATTTAATGTGGCAGATTCACCAGTTGTTCCAACTGAAACAATAGCTGTGGTATGGTTATGAATATGATATTGTACAAGTTTTTTAAGACTATTACAACAAATTTTTCCTTTTTCGGTCATGGGTGTAATTATTGCAACAATACTACCTTTAAACATATTTTTTTCTCCGATAAAATTGATTATATTTTTGTATCGTATTATATTAATCAATTTTTTTGGATGATATATTACTGAAAAATGAGAGATTTATGGATATGATTTTTAATAATGTACTAAATTTATATTTTGTAAATTTTTTTTATTTATTTAATTATATAATTGATAAAAATACTTAATTAAAATTGCGATAATATTCATATGTCTTTTTTTGAAAATATATTGTATAACGTATATACTTATTAATAATAAGTATTATTTTCATATGTTTTATTGATATTAGATAATATAAAATACTATACTTATTTTAATAATATGATCAATATAAATTATTAAATATTAAAATTACTGTTTTATTAATATGAATATATTTATACTACTAAAATATTAGTAGTATAATGGTGTAATTATTGACGATACAAATAAAGTATTTTAATATATATTTTCTATTTTTCCACATTGTGCTTGAAATCTTAATATATGATCCATAATAACGATAGCTGTCATTGCTTCTGCTATTGGTACTGCTCGAATACCTACACATGGATCGTGTCTACCTTTCACTTGAATATATGTATTTTTATTATCTTGTGTTATTGTTTGAATTGGAATATTAATACTTGACGTTGGTTTTAATGCAATTTTTGCAAGGATTGGTTGTCCATTACTTATACCACCTAATATACCTCCAGCATGATTACTTAAAAATCCTTTTTGTGTTATTGCATCACGATTTTCACTACCTAATTGACTTATTACGGAAAATCCATCACCTATTTCAATTCCTTTAACTGCATTAATACTCATTAATGCATGAGCTAAATCGGCATCTAATCGGTCAAATACTGGTTCGCCTAATCCTATTGGTACATTTTCAGATATTATTGTTATTTCTGCTCCTATAGAGTTTCCATTTTTTTTTAATTGCTTAATTTTTTTTTTTAATAAATTAATTTTATCAATATCACCACAAAAAAAAGGGTTGTTGTTAACTTCTTCCCAAGAATTTAATTGACACTTTATCTTTCCTAATTGCGATAAATATCCTCTAATATTGATATTATATATATTTTTTAAATATTGTTTAGCAAATGCTCCTGCTGCTACTCGCATTGCTGTTTCTCGAGCTGAAGATCGTCCACCTCCTCTATGATCACGTATTCCATATTTTTTATAGTATGTATAATCAGCATGTCCTGGCCTAAATATGTGTTGTATAGTATCATAATCTTGTGAACGTTGATCAAGATTATTAATTGTTAATCCAATGCTTGTTCCTGTTGTTATATCATTAAATATTCCAGATAGGATATTAACTTTATCGGTTTCACGGCGTTGTGTAGTATATTGTGAAGATCCTGGTTTTCTACGATTTAATTCATTTTGTATATATGTTTTTGATATTTTTATTCCTGGAGGCATTCCATCGATAATACATCCCAGAGCAACACCATGGGATTCACCAAAAGTATGTACTTTGAAGATTTTACCAATTGTATTACCTGGCATATTTTATCTCCGTTTGATTTTTTAAAAAAAATGATTTTTTATATTATATGTTTTAAATGTATATATTTTTAATTCGTTGTTTGATGTGATATAGAATATATTTAATTATTCTCATTATATGAATAAAATATTTTTTAAAATCATTTGTTATATAAAACGAATAAATATTTTATTTCGATAATTATAAAAAAATTTATCACTAATAATATTAATTAAAACATTTTTAAGATAGAAATATTTTTGGAAATCTGACAATGAAAAGAATTCAATTTTCGAATTTTAAAGATTCATCCTATTTTTTTGAAGAAATGAAAAATGTTAAAAAAATGAAACAAGATACTGTATTTCATAAAAAATTATATAAAACAAATAATCAATATTCTGAAAAACGTGATTTATGTAACCAAGATGCACATATTCAATTTTTTAATTCTTATGTTCCAAAAAAAATAATTTATAAAAATCCTGTTGCATATGTTCGTGAAAAAATTTTAATTACTGAGTTAAATAAATTAAAAAATAAAGTTTATATTCCGGAAATTTATATCGATTGCCATGGTTTAAATCAATATCAGGCAAAACAGGAATTAGGTAAGTTAATTTTTACATGTTTTAAAGAAAAAATATTTTGTTTTGCAGTAATACATGGTCATGGTAAAAATATTTTAAAAAATTATATTCCTATTTGGTTGTCAAAACATCCAGATGTACTTGCTTTTTATCAATTACCTAAAACATTTGGAAAAAATACTACATTATTTGTTTTAATGGATTATAAAAAATGATAATTATCGATAGTATCATTTTCATAATCAATATATACTAGTTTTTTTATAATAAACAACTACACTTATGATAATATTGTATACTGCATGTTATTAAATACAAACATTCAAGTATAAAAAATTATTTTTAATTTATTTCATATATTAAGAAAAAGTTAAAAATATTCAGTATTTTCGGTAATGTTAGCAAGGTAAATTCATGTTTAATAAAAATAGATTACGTATTGCTATACAAAAGTCTGGTCGTTTAAGTAAAGAGTCTATCAAATTATTAACACAATGTGGCATAAAAATTAATTTCAAACAACAGCAATTAATTTCTTTTGCTGAAAATATGCCTATTGATGTTGTTCGAGTACGAGATGATGATATTCCTGGTTTAGTTATGGATCAGGTCGTGGATTTAGGTATTATTGGTGAAAATGTTATAGAAGAAGAATCATTATGTCGAAATATTAAACCATATGAGTTATTATATAAGATTATACAACGTTTAGATTTTGGTTCTTGTCGATTATCTTTAGCAATACCAATTAATCAAGAATATGTAGATATTCAATCACTTAATAATGCTCGTATTGCCACTTCTTATCCCTGTTTACTAAAAAAGTATCTTGAAAATAAAGATGTAAATTTTAATTTTTTTATGTTAAATGGTTCTGTAGAAGTTGCTCCAAGTGCTGGTTTAGCTGATGCAATTTGTGATTTAGTATCAACCGGAGCAACATTAGAAGCAAATGGTTTAAAGGAAGTAGAGGTGATTTATTCTTCTACAGCATGTCTAGTGTCTCGTTTAGGACACATATCTGATTTGAAAAAAACATTGATTAATAAATTGATTACTCGTATTCAAGGTGTTATTAAAGCTAGAGAATCTAAATATATTATGTTACATGCTCCATATTCTAAACTACAATCTGTAATATCTTTATTACATGGTGCAGAGCATCCAACAGTATCTAAATTAGCAGGTGAGACAGATAAAGTAGCTATACATATGGTAAGTAGTGAAACGGTATTTTGGGAAACTATGGAGAAATTAAAAATTTTAGGTGCTAGTTCAATTTTAGTTTTACCAATTGAAAAAATGATGGAATAAAAAATATGCTTGTATTTAATGAAATATTTCATTGGAATAAACTAGATCAAAAAGAAAGAGACAGTATATTATTAAGGCCAAATATTATTGCATCTAGTGATTTAAAAAAAAAAATCAGATTGATTTTAAATGATATTAGAAATTTTGGAGATTTTGCGTTACGTAAATATACTAAAAAATTTGATAAAATAGATTTAAAAAAATTTTTTATAGAAAAAGAACGAATGAATAATTCAGAATATTTTATAGATAAAACTTTAAAAAATGCTATTTTAAATGCAAAGAAAAATATTGAATTATTTCATGATCAACAAAAAATGAAATGTATTGATTTATATACTCAAATTGGTGTTCGATGTCAGCAGATTTTTACTCCAATAGAATCAGTTGGATTATATGTCCCTGGAGGATCTGCTCCTTTATTATCTACTGCATTAATGTTATCAATACCTGCTTCTATCGCAGGATGTAAAAATATTATTTTATGTTCACCTCCTCCTATTACAAATGAAATTTTATATATCGCTAAGATTTGTAATGTTAATCATGTTTTTGAAGTAGGAGGAGCACAAGCTATTGCAGCTCTTGGATTTGGTACTGAGACTATTCCAAAAGTTAATAAAATATTTGGACCAGGTAATTTGTATGTGACTGAGGCGAAAATACAATTAAATCAATTATTGCCGGGTTTAGCAATTGATATGATTGCTGGTCCTTCAGAGTTATTAATTATTGCAGATGAAACTGCAGATCCTGCGTTTGTTGCATCGGATATATTATCTCAATCGGAGCATGGTATTGATTCACAAGTTATTGTTTTATCTGATAGTCTTGGTTTACTAAAAAATATTTTGTTACACATAGATAAGCAGTTACCGTATTTATCAAGAAAAGATATTATTTTTAAGTCATTGAAAAATAATAAATTTATTTTAACAAAAAATATATTAGAATGCATTCAGATATCGAATATATATGCTCCAGAGCACTTAATTATTCAAACAAAATCTGCTAAAAATTTAGTACATAATATTACGAATGCCGGTTCTATATTTTTAGGTAAATGGTCTCCTGAATCTATAGGGGATTATGCTTCAGGAACTAACCATGTTTTACCAACTAACGGTAATGCTATTTCTACATCAGGATTAGGTGTAATAGATTTTCAGAAGAAAATTACTGTTCAAGAATTAACACCATTTGGATTAAAAAATATTTCTAAGGTAGTTGAAATATTAGCACTTTCGGAAAAGATGGATGCTCACGCAAATGCTGTGATAATACGATGTAATGCTATTAAGGATAAATATGGAAAATAATATTCAGAAATTGTCTAGAAAAGATATTATTTTTTTGAAAGCATATCAATCAGCACGATCTATTGGAGGTATAGGACATACTTTATTAAATGCAAATGAACTACCAATGTCAAGCTTATATAACCTTACAAATATAACTTTAAATCGTTATCCGGAATGTCAGCCTAAAAAATTAATTTTTCATTATTCTGCTTATGTCAATCTTGCATTAGAAAATATTTTAGTTAGTCGTGGTTCTGATGAAGCAATTGAATTACTTATGCGTGTTTTTTGTTTGCCGAATAAAGATTCAATTATAACATTTTCACCGACTTATACAATGTATGCTAAAATTGCAGAAATATATGGTATTAAAAATATTATTATTCCAATGATTAATAATATGATTTTAGATATACCTAAAATAATAAAATTACTCCATGGAGTAAAATTAATATATATTTGTCGTCCAAATAATCCTACAGGACATATTTTTAATATTGATAGCATAATTCAAATATTAAAGATTACTATTGGTAAAGCAATAGTTATTATTGATGAAGCATATATTGAATTTTGTATGTCTGAAAATACTATTTTTTTATTAAAAAGTTTTTCACATTTAGTAATTTTAAGAACGTTATCTAAAGCTTTTGGTTTAGCTGGTCTTCGGTGTGGGTTT encodes:
- the dapA gene encoding 4-hydroxy-tetrahydrodipicolinate synthase, with translation MFKGSIVAIITPMTEKGKICCNSLKKLVQYHIHNHTTAIVSVGTTGESATLNQKEHHYTILSTVEFADGKIPIIAGTGANSTYEAITLTKKLENSGICGCLSVVPYYNKPTQNGLYQHFKAISENTDIPQILYNVPSRTGCDMLPDTVVKLSKFNNIIGIKEATGDLTRIHKIKNHVKKNFLIISGDDITALDFMQLGGDGVISVTANIAAQEMSKMCFLALKNDFISARIINQKLMPIHQALFLDPNPIPIKWAAWKLKMIQHNTLRLPLTPLSKNTQIILQKALKQADIIP
- the aroC gene encoding chorismate synthase, which encodes MPGNTIGKIFKVHTFGESHGVALGCIIDGMPPGIKISKTYIQNELNRRKPGSSQYTTQRRETDKVNILSGIFNDITTGTSIGLTINNLDQRSQDYDTIQHIFRPGHADYTYYKKYGIRDHRGGGRSSARETAMRVAAGAFAKQYLKNIYNINIRGYLSQLGKIKCQLNSWEEVNNNPFFCGDIDKINLLKKKIKQLKKNGNSIGAEITIISENVPIGLGEPVFDRLDADLAHALMSINAVKGIEIGDGFSVISQLGSENRDAITQKGFLSNHAGGILGGISNGQPILAKIALKPTSSINIPIQTITQDNKNTYIQVKGRHDPCVGIRAVPIAEAMTAIVIMDHILRFQAQCGKIENIY
- the smrB gene encoding endonuclease SmrB, translated to MKRIQFSNFKDSSYFFEEMKNVKKMKQDTVFHKKLYKTNNQYSEKRDLCNQDAHIQFFNSYVPKKIIYKNPVAYVREKILITELNKLKNKVYIPEIYIDCHGLNQYQAKQELGKLIFTCFKEKIFCFAVIHGHGKNILKNYIPIWLSKHPDVLAFYQLPKTFGKNTTLFVLMDYKK
- the hisG gene encoding ATP phosphoribosyltransferase; the protein is MFNKNRLRIAIQKSGRLSKESIKLLTQCGIKINFKQQQLISFAENMPIDVVRVRDDDIPGLVMDQVVDLGIIGENVIEEESLCRNIKPYELLYKIIQRLDFGSCRLSLAIPINQEYVDIQSLNNARIATSYPCLLKKYLENKDVNFNFFMLNGSVEVAPSAGLADAICDLVSTGATLEANGLKEVEVIYSSTACLVSRLGHISDLKKTLINKLITRIQGVIKARESKYIMLHAPYSKLQSVISLLHGAEHPTVSKLAGETDKVAIHMVSSETVFWETMEKLKILGASSILVLPIEKMME
- the hisD gene encoding histidinol dehydrogenase, translated to MLVFNEIFHWNKLDQKERDSILLRPNIIASSDLKKKIRLILNDIRNFGDFALRKYTKKFDKIDLKKFFIEKERMNNSEYFIDKTLKNAILNAKKNIELFHDQQKMKCIDLYTQIGVRCQQIFTPIESVGLYVPGGSAPLLSTALMLSIPASIAGCKNIILCSPPPITNEILYIAKICNVNHVFEVGGAQAIAALGFGTETIPKVNKIFGPGNLYVTEAKIQLNQLLPGLAIDMIAGPSELLIIADETADPAFVASDILSQSEHGIDSQVIVLSDSLGLLKNILLHIDKQLPYLSRKDIIFKSLKNNKFILTKNILECIQISNIYAPEHLIIQTKSAKNLVHNITNAGSIFLGKWSPESIGDYASGTNHVLPTNGNAISTSGLGVIDFQKKITVQELTPFGLKNISKVVEILALSEKMDAHANAVIIRCNAIKDKYGK
- the hisC gene encoding histidinol-phosphate transaminase produces the protein MENNIQKLSRKDIIFLKAYQSARSIGGIGHTLLNANELPMSSLYNLTNITLNRYPECQPKKLIFHYSAYVNLALENILVSRGSDEAIELLMRVFCLPNKDSIITFSPTYTMYAKIAEIYGIKNIIIPMINNMILDIPKIIKLLHGVKLIYICRPNNPTGHIFNIDSIIQILKITIGKAIVIIDEAYIEFCMSENTIFLLKSFSHLVILRTLSKAFGLAGLRCGFTLAHKDIIKLLRKVITPYPLPIPSINIAIQALLPSAIVSMQNKVLEIQKNKKFLLKNLKKNDLVKYIFHSETNYILVKFYNAKNIFDILWNQGIILRQQNHESNLRDCIRISVGTKTECLCLISALKSISLN